One Acidobacteriota bacterium genomic window carries:
- a CDS encoding CBS domain-containing protein, whose translation VFVPESKRLDVLLKEFRASRNHMAIVVDEYGGVAGLVTIEDVIEEIVGEIADEYDVEDDQTIRREGDRQFTVRALTRIDDFNEYFATDFPDDEFDTIGGLVMHAFGQLPRRGESVTLDGVEFRVLRADRRRIDVLRVITPLEPPSRGRGSEGPRR comes from the coding sequence GGTGTTCGTGCCCGAGAGCAAGCGCCTCGACGTGCTGCTCAAGGAGTTCCGCGCCAGCCGGAACCACATGGCCATCGTGGTCGACGAGTACGGCGGCGTGGCGGGTCTCGTCACCATCGAGGACGTCATCGAGGAGATCGTCGGCGAGATCGCCGACGAATACGACGTCGAGGATGACCAGACCATCCGGCGCGAGGGCGATCGCCAGTTCACGGTTCGCGCACTCACGCGCATCGACGATTTCAACGAGTATTTCGCCACCGATTTCCCCGACGACGAGTTCGACACCATCGGTGGTCTGGTGATGCATGCCTTCGGCCAGCTGCCGCGCCGCGGTGAGTCGGTGACGCTCGACGGCGTGGAGTTCCGCGTGCTGCGCGCCGATCGCCGCCGCATCGATGTACTGCGCGTGATCACGCCGCTCGAGCCCCCGTC